In a genomic window of Procambarus clarkii isolate CNS0578487 chromosome 10, FALCON_Pclarkii_2.0, whole genome shotgun sequence:
- the LOC123747549 gene encoding serine/arginine repetitive matrix protein 1-like, giving the protein MFQRIVPTAGLQEPADRSHSKTPRTRGSFPQQDSKNQRIVPTARLQEPEDRSHSRTPKTRGPFPQQDSKNQRTVLTAGLQKPEDRSHSRTPRTRGPFSQQDSKNQRTVPTAGLHEPEDRSHSRTPRTSVPFPQQDSKNQRTVPTAGLHEPEDRSHSRTPRTSVPFPQQDSKNQRTVPTAGLQEPAYHSHSRTPRTRGPFPQQDSKNQLTVPTAGLQEPEDRSHSRTPRTRGPFPQQDSTNQRTVPTARLQEPEDRSHSKTPRTSVPFPQQYSKNQRTVPTARLQEPAYRSHSRTPRTRGPFPQQDSKNQRTVPTAGLQEPEDRSHTKTPRTRGSFPQQDSKNQRIVPTAGPQEPEDRSHSRTPRTRGPFPQQDSKNQRTVPTAGLQEPEDRTHSKTPRTSVPFPQQDPKNQRIVPTAGPQEPEDRSHSRTPRTRGSFSQQDPKNQRTVPTAGLHEPEDRSHSRTPRTRGSFPQQDSKNQRTVPTAGLQEPEDRTHSKTPRTSVPFPQQDPKNQRIVLTAGLARGLDNDVQHCNREGKKRDD; this is encoded by the coding sequence ATGTTCCAGAGGATCGTTCCCACAGCAGGACTCCAAGAACCAGCGGACCGTTCCCACAGCAAGACTCCAAGAACCAGAGGATCGTTCCCACAGCAAGACTCCAAGAACCAGAGGATCGTTCCCACAGCAAGACTCCAAGAACCAGAGGATCGTTCCCACAGCAGGACTCCAAAAACCAGAGGACCGTTCCCACAGCAGGACTCCAAGAACCAGAGGACCGTTCTCACAGCAGGACTCCAAAAACCAGAGGACCGTTCCCACAGCAGGACTCCAAGAACCAGAGGACCGTTCTCACAGCAGGACTCCAAGAACCAGAGGACCGTTCCCACAGCAGGACTCCACGAACCAGAGGACCGTTCCCACAGCAGGACTCCAAGAACCAGCGTACCGTTCCCACAGCAGGACTCCAAGAACCAGAGGACCGTTCCCACAGCAGGACTCCACGAACCAGAGGACCGTTCCCACAGCAGGACTCCAAGAACCAGCGTACCGTTCCCACAGCAGGACTCGAAGAACCAGAGGACCGTTCCCACAGCAGGACTACAAGAACCAGCGTACCATTCCCACAGCAGGACTCCAAGAACCAGAGGACCGTTCCCACAGCAGGACTCCAAGAACCAGCTTACCGTTCCCACAGCAGGACTCCAAGAACCAGAGGACCGTTCTCACAGCAGGACTCCAAGAACCAGAGGACCGTTCCCACAGCAGGACTCCACGAACCAGAGAACCGTTCCCACAGCAAGACTCCAAGAACCAGAGGACCGTTCCCACAGCAAGACTCCAAGAACCAGCGTACCGTTCCCACAGCAATACTCCAAGAACCAGAGGACCGTTCCCACAGCAAGACTCCAAGAACCAGCGTACCGTTCCCACAGCAGGACCCCAAGAACCAGAGGACCGTTCCCACAGCAGGACTCCAAGAACCAGAGGACCGTTCCCACAGCAGGACTCCAAGAACCAGAGGATCGTTCCCACACCAAGACTCCAAGAACCAGAGGATCGTTCCCACAGCAAGACTCCAAGAACCAGAGGATCGTTCCCACAGCAGGACCCCAAGAACCAGAGGACCGTTCCCACAGCAGGACTCCAAGAACCAGAGGACCGTTCCCACAGCAGGACTCCAAGAACCAGAGGACCGTTCCCACAGCAGGACTCCAAGAACCAGAGGATCGTACCCACAGCAAGACTCCAAGAACCAGCGTACCGTTCCCACAGCAGGACCCCAAGAACCAGAGGATCGTTCCCACAGCAGGACCCCAAGAACCAGAGGATCGTTCCCACAGCAGGACCCCAAGAACCAGAGGATCGTTCTCACAGCAGGACCCCAAGAACCAGAGGACCGTTCCCACAGCAGGACTCCACGAACCAGAGGACCGTTCCCACAGCAGGACTCCAAGAACCAGAGGATCGTTCCCACAGCAAGACTCCAAGAACCAGCGTACCGTTCCCACAGCAGGACTCCAAGAACCAGAGGATCGTACCCACAGCAAGACTCCAAGAACCAGCGTACCGTTCCCACAGCAGGACCCCAAGAACCAGAGGATCGTTCTCACAGCAGGACTTGCACGGGGCCTCGACAATGATGTCCAACACTGCAATAGGGAAGGCAAGAAGCGGGATGATTGA